A DNA window from Camelina sativa cultivar DH55 chromosome 17, Cs, whole genome shotgun sequence contains the following coding sequences:
- the LOC104757295 gene encoding eukaryotic translation initiation factor 4E-3-like isoform X1: MVVVEDSSVSTMMAAENIDPNTPTNPILKEKHVPAIKVISSADEEGPPKEKSILSGGNDYASKKSTTVIQKSHLIQNSWAFWFDAPSSKSNQVTWGSSLRSLYTFSSIEEFWSLYNNIHSPTKWVPGADLYCFKHKIEPKWEDPICANGGKWSMMFPKATLESNWLNTLLALVGEQFDQGGEICGAVLNFRMRGDKISLWTKNAANEEAQLSIGKQWKELLGYDETIGFILHEDAKTLGRDAKHRYTV, from the exons ATGGTAGTGGTTGAAGATTCTTCAGTATCGACGATGATGGCTGCAGAGAACATCGATCCTAACACCCCGACGAACCCTATCCTTAAAGAGAAGCATGTTCCGGCGATTAAGGTTATCTCTTCCGCCGACGAGGAAGGTCCGCCGAAGGAGAAATCGATTCTTTCCGGTGGGAACGACTACGCGTCGAAGAAATCAACCACCGTAATCCAGAAATCGCACTTGATCCAGAATTCTTGGGCATTTTGGTTCGATGCACCTTCGTCGAAATCGAATCAAGTCACATGGGGAAGCTCTTTGAGATCTTTGTATACATTCTCTTCTATCGAAGAGTTCTGGAG TCTTTACAATAACATCCATTCTCCAACCAAGTGGGTTCCTGGGGCAGATCTCTACTGCTtcaaacataagattgaaccaaaatGGGAAGATCCTATCTGTGCTAATGGAGGGAAGTGGAGTATGATGTTTCCTAAAGCTACACTAGAATCCAATTGGCTTAACACG TTACTTGCGTTGGTTGGTGAGCAATTTGATCAAGGAGGTGAGATTTGTGGGGCAGTTTTGAACTTCAGGATGAGAGGGGACAAGATCTCTCTGTGGACAAAGAACGCTGCAAATGAGGAGGCTCAG CTAAGCATTGGGAAGCAGTGGAAGGAACTTCTTGGTTACGATGAGACAATTGGATTCATACTTCAT GAGGATGCAAAAACTCTTGGTCGTGATGCTAAACATCGATATACTGTATGA
- the LOC104757295 gene encoding eukaryotic translation initiation factor 4E-3-like isoform X2 yields the protein MVVVEDSSVSTMMAAENIDPNTPTNPILKEKHVPAIKVISSADEEGPPKEKSILSGGNDYASKKSTTVIQKSHLIQNSWAFWFDAPSSKSNQVTWGSSLRSLYTFSSIEEFWSLYNNIHSPTKWVPGADLYCFKHKIEPKWEDPICANGGKWSMMFPKATLESNWLNTLLALVGEQFDQGDEICGAVLNFRMRGDKISLWTKNAVNEEAQLSIGKQWKELLGYDETIGFILHEDAKTLGRDAKHRYTV from the exons ATGGTAGTGGTTGAAGATTCTTCAGTATCGACGATGATGGCTGCAGAGAACATCGATCCTAACACCCCGACGAACCCTATCCTTAAAGAGAAGCATGTTCCGGCGATTAAGGTTATCTCTTCCGCCGACGAGGAAGGTCCGCCGAAGGAGAAATCGATTCTTTCCGGTGGGAACGACTACGCGTCGAAGAAATCAACCACCGTAATCCAGAAATCGCACTTGATCCAGAATTCTTGGGCATTTTGGTTCGATGCACCTTCGTCGAAATCGAATCAAGTCACATGGGGAAGCTCTTTGAGATCTTTGTATACATTCTCTTCTATCGAAGAGTTCTGGAG TCTTTACAATAACATCCATTCTCCAACCAAGTGGGTTCCTGGGGCAGATCTCTACTGCTtcaaacataagattgaaccaaaatGGGAAGATCCTATCTGTGCTAATGGAGGGAAGTGGAGTATGATGTTTCCTAAAGCTACACTAGAATCCAATTGGCTTAACACG TTACTTGCGTTGGTTGGTGAGCAATTTGATCAAGGAGATGAGATTTGTGGGGCAGTTTTGAACTTCAGGATGAGAGGGGACAAGATCTCTCTGTGGACAAAGAACGCTGTAAATGAGGAGGCTCAG CTAAGCATTGGGAAGCAGTGGAAGGAACTTCTTGGTTACGATGAGACAATTGGATTCATACTTCAT GAGGATGCAAAAACTCTTGGTCGTGATGCTAAACATCGATATACTGTATGA
- the LOC104759506 gene encoding putative zinc finger CCCH domain-containing protein 10, which yields MTQGSQYDNFQENEDSGFRVSEEGQIPGAEYSDAESYTRDNPKKRARTVDWRERESKMMLDERSHEIYEHVLSSAYPIRPGEKELSKMIGQKPDCKFFKRGACRKGSDCLFYHPKEMDVGEQGRTLSLKPNDSERRYKTKSTYWQENRVRKQNQKKEDFGFGINELGQFRDHQGSNKDAQGIQLQQRHKDVKMRKRSRSPVRRANESRERFGGRSPRRHELGYFKCERDFRMNCTKVQDNLQKPSMEKIERQRGEVQENLKQQRFQDISDNYNVDAQQNRQEKKKNIENERRVARLRIEQIRPTALFDEWSRPKELMIDMGFTDFQGYYFET from the exons ATGACACAAGGGTCTCAATACGATAATTTTCAGGAGAATGAAGACTCGGGTTTTAGAGTAAGCGAAGAGGGTCAGATCCCTGGTGCTGAATATTCAGATGCAGAGTCATACACGAGAGATAATCCGAAGAAAAGA GCTAGAACTGTGGATTGGAGAGAAAGGGAATCCAAAATGATGCTTGATGAAAGAAGTCATGAGATATATGAACATGTGTTATCGAGTGCGTATCCAATTCGTCCAGGTGAAAAA GAGCTTTCGAAAATGATTGGTCAGAAGCCGGATTGTAAG TTTTTTAAGAGAGGAGCTTGTCGGAAAGGTTCAGATTGTCTATTCTATCACCCAAAGGAAATGGATGTTGGAGAACAG GGTAGAACTCTGAGTTTGAAACCTAATGATTCAGAGAGGAGGTACAAAACAAAGTCAACATACTGGCAAGAGAATAGGGTAAGGAAACAAAaccagaagaaagaagattttgGATTTGGAATTAACGAATTGGGTCAGTTTCGTGATCACCAAGGCTCTAACAAAGACGCGCAAGGGATTCAGCTACAACAGAGACATAAAGATGTTAAGATGCGGAAAAGG TCTAGAAGTCCGGTTCGGAGAGCCAATGAATCAAGAGAAAGGTTTGGAGGTAGATCACCAAGACGCCATGAGTTGGGATATTTCAAGTGTGAAAGG GATTTTCGAATGAATTGCACCAAAGTTCAAGACAATCTTCAGAAACCAAGTATGGAGAAAATCGAGAGGCAGAGGGGAGAGGttcaagaaaatttaaaacaacaGAGGTTTCAg GATATATCAGATAACTATAATGTAGATGCTCAACAGAATCggcaagaaaaaaagaaaaacattgaaaacGAGAGAAGAGTAGCTCGTTTGAGAATTGAACAG atccgACCCACAGCTTTGTTTGACGAGTGGAGCCGACCCAAAGAATTGATGATCGACATGGGGTTCACAGATTTTCAAGGCTACTACTTTGAAACATAA